The following proteins are encoded in a genomic region of Arachis stenosperma cultivar V10309 chromosome 4, arast.V10309.gnm1.PFL2, whole genome shotgun sequence:
- the LOC130976553 gene encoding transcription factor SCREAM2-like → MASSRERRREALQQKLNQLRDVTNSSGVNKASIIVDASRYIEELKQKVEGLNSELVIPETSSSTSQIDDELPMVTVETLEKGFHINVYSEKNCPGMLVSILKAFEELGLDVLDARVSCEDTFQLQAVGGESQKNNDTIDAQVVKQAVLQAINKSNY, encoded by the exons atGGCTTCTAGTAGGGAGAGAAGAAGGGAGGCTCTTCAACAAAAGTTGAATCAACTCCGAGATGTTACAAATTCTAGTGGT GTGAACAAAGCTTCAATTATTGTGGACGCATCCAGATACATAGAGGAGTTGAAGCAAAAAGTGGAGGGACTGAATTCCGAGCTTGTAATCCCTGAAACATCTTCGTCAACCTCTCAAATTGATGATGAACTACCTATG gTGACTGTGGAAACCCTAGAAAAAGGTTTCCACATTAACGTGTATTCAGAGAAGAATTGCCCTGGTATGTTGGTCTCAATACTAAAAGCATTTGAAGAGCTTGGACTTGATGTTCTTGATGCTAGGGTTTCTTGTGAAGACACTTTCCAGCTTCAAGCAGTGGGTGGAGAA AGTCAAAAGAACAATGATACTATTGACGCACAAGTGGTGAAGCAAGCGGTGTTGCAAGCAATCAACAAAAGTAATtactaa